In Pseudomonas fluorescens, a genomic segment contains:
- a CDS encoding IS256 family transposase, giving the protein MPTKKKPALRELPKIPKELLEQFTDGPMTAEAIEDASAAFKKALIERALSAELGHHLGYPPGAQRPEDETNQRNGKSGKTVLTGDGPLRLDIPRDRDGSFSPILIPKHERRYTGFDDKIIAMYARGMTVREIRAFLSEQYGTDVSPDFISSVTDEVMAEIGAWQQRPLEPMYPVIFFDALRVKIREEGLVRNKAIYLALGVLPDGTRDILGIWVENTEGAKFWMKVFNDLKTRGVEDVLIAVTDGLKGMPEALNAVFPDTTLQTCIVHLIRNSLDYAAWDKRRELAKALKPIYQAVTAEAAEQALDAFESGPWGKQYPTVVAAWRRAWDRVIPFFVFPPAIRKVIYTTNAIESINAQLRKIIKTRGHFPTDDAATKLIWLGLRNITANWGSAAHDWKSAMNQFAILYGDRFIRPTW; this is encoded by the coding sequence ATGCCAACCAAAAAGAAACCCGCGTTGCGAGAGCTGCCGAAAATCCCGAAAGAGCTGCTCGAGCAATTCACCGATGGACCGATGACCGCTGAAGCTATCGAGGACGCGTCTGCGGCGTTCAAGAAGGCTTTGATCGAGCGAGCGCTGAGTGCAGAGCTAGGTCACCACTTGGGCTATCCGCCGGGCGCGCAGCGCCCAGAGGATGAAACCAACCAGCGCAATGGCAAAAGCGGCAAGACGGTTCTAACCGGCGACGGTCCGCTCCGACTGGATATTCCCCGCGACCGGGACGGCAGTTTTTCGCCCATTTTGATCCCCAAGCACGAACGCCGCTACACCGGTTTCGACGACAAGATCATCGCCATGTATGCCCGTGGAATGACGGTCAGAGAGATCCGAGCGTTTCTTTCCGAGCAGTACGGTACTGACGTTTCTCCCGACTTCATCAGCTCTGTAACCGACGAGGTCATGGCAGAGATCGGTGCATGGCAACAGCGGCCTTTGGAGCCGATGTATCCGGTTATTTTCTTCGATGCTCTACGGGTCAAAATTCGCGAAGAGGGGCTGGTTCGCAACAAGGCGATTTACTTGGCCCTGGGCGTTTTGCCTGACGGAACACGCGATATTCTCGGCATCTGGGTAGAAAATACCGAGGGCGCCAAGTTCTGGATGAAAGTTTTCAACGACCTCAAGACACGCGGCGTCGAAGACGTGTTGATTGCTGTGACCGATGGACTGAAAGGCATGCCAGAGGCTCTCAACGCCGTATTTCCAGACACGACACTGCAAACATGCATTGTTCATCTGATCCGCAACAGTCTTGATTACGCGGCCTGGGACAAGCGTCGCGAACTGGCCAAGGCGCTCAAACCGATCTATCAGGCGGTGACCGCCGAAGCGGCCGAGCAGGCGCTGGATGCGTTTGAAAGCGGGCCATGGGGCAAGCAGTATCCGACGGTAGTGGCTGCCTGGCGCCGCGCTTGGGATCGTGTGATCCCATTTTTCGTGTTCCCGCCGGCGATTCGAAAAGTGATCTACACGACCAACGCCATTGAGAGCATCAACGCTCAGTTGCGCAAGATCATCAAGACCCGAGGTCACTTCCCGACCGACGATGCGGCGACAAAACTGATCTGGCTTGGACTGCGCAATATCACCGCAAACTGGGGCTCCGCGGCCCATGACTGGAAAAGTGCGATGAATCAATTTGCGATTCTGTACGGAGATCGATTTATCAGGCCAACCTGGTAA
- a CDS encoding response regulator: protein MHVLVCEDDELIASGIVAGLGAQGFTVERVASAAAARAMLKAATFDIMVLDLGLPDEDGLKLLQQQRSQGLEIPVLILTARDSVTNRVDGLQAGADDYLLKPFDLRELAARLQTLLRRVAGRSVNLIEHGQLTYNPSSRETFLGGQPVDLSRREQALLQALLHNKGRVLSSEQLKDSVYGFNDELESNALNVHIHHLRRKLGNGIVETVRGLGYRLGPADGGPAEAGEKAS, encoded by the coding sequence ATGCACGTACTGGTCTGTGAAGACGACGAACTGATCGCCAGCGGCATCGTGGCCGGCCTCGGCGCCCAGGGCTTTACGGTCGAGCGCGTGGCCTCGGCGGCAGCGGCGCGGGCGATGCTCAAGGCGGCTACCTTCGACATCATGGTGCTCGACCTCGGCCTGCCCGACGAAGACGGCCTCAAGCTGTTGCAGCAACAGCGCAGCCAGGGCCTGGAGATCCCGGTGCTGATCCTCACCGCGCGCGACTCGGTAACCAACCGCGTCGACGGCCTGCAGGCCGGTGCCGACGACTACCTGCTCAAGCCCTTCGACCTGCGCGAACTCGCTGCGCGCCTGCAAACCCTGCTGCGGCGGGTGGCCGGGCGTAGCGTCAACCTGATCGAGCATGGCCAACTGACCTATAACCCCAGCAGCCGCGAGACCTTCCTGGGCGGGCAGCCTGTGGACTTGTCGCGCCGCGAACAAGCGTTGCTGCAAGCCCTGCTGCACAACAAAGGCCGAGTGCTCTCCAGCGAGCAGCTCAAGGACAGCGTCTACGGTTTCAACGACGAGCTGGAGAGCAACGCGCTCAACGTGCACATCCACCACCTGCGGCGCAAATTGGGCAATGGCATCGTTGAGACCGTGCGCGGCCTGGGCTATCGCCTGGGGCCGGCGGATGGCGGCCCGGCCGAGGCTGGAGAGAAGGCTTCGTGA
- a CDS encoding aspartate aminotransferase family protein, which translates to MSVATSRIEDAQALVSPAPAETLYQFEETPLLARQRQQESNARSYPRRIPLALKRAKGIYVEDVEGRSFIDCLAGAGTLALGHNHPVVIAAIQQVLSDELPLHTLDLTTPVKDQFVQDLFGLLPPALAREAKIQFCGPTGTDAVEAALKLVRTATGRSTVLSFQGGYHGMSQGALSLMGSLGPKKPLGALLGNGVQFLPFPYDYRCPFGLGGAQGVRVNLHYLENLLTDPEAGVLLPAAVIVEVVQGEGGVIPADLDWLRGLRRITEQAGVALIVDEIQSGFGRTGKMFAFEHAGIIPDVVVMSKAIGGSLPLAVVVYRDWLDTWLPGAHAGTFRGNQMAMAAGSAVMRYLKDHDLAGHAAAMGERLGEHLRLLQRDFPQLGDIRGRGLMLGVELVDPHGPLDIQGHPPVHRQLAPLVQRECLKRGLILELGGRHGGVVRFLPPLVITAVEIDRVAEIFGRALAAAVASL; encoded by the coding sequence ATGTCAGTCGCTACCAGCCGTATCGAAGACGCCCAGGCGCTTGTCAGCCCGGCACCCGCAGAAACGCTCTACCAGTTCGAAGAAACGCCGCTGCTGGCCCGTCAGCGCCAGCAGGAGTCCAATGCCCGCAGTTACCCACGGCGTATCCCCCTGGCGCTCAAGCGCGCCAAGGGGATCTACGTGGAGGATGTGGAAGGGCGCAGCTTCATCGACTGCCTGGCGGGCGCCGGCACCTTGGCGTTGGGGCATAACCACCCGGTGGTGATCGCCGCCATCCAGCAAGTGCTGAGCGATGAATTGCCGTTGCACACCCTCGACCTGACGACGCCGGTCAAGGACCAGTTCGTGCAGGACCTGTTCGGTCTGTTGCCGCCAGCATTGGCCCGTGAAGCGAAGATCCAGTTCTGCGGCCCCACCGGCACCGATGCGGTGGAAGCCGCGTTGAAACTGGTGCGCACCGCCACCGGCCGGAGCACGGTGTTGTCGTTCCAGGGTGGGTACCACGGCATGAGCCAGGGTGCCTTGAGCCTGATGGGCAGCCTGGGTCCGAAGAAACCCCTGGGGGCGTTGCTCGGTAATGGCGTGCAGTTCCTGCCGTTCCCCTACGACTACCGCTGCCCGTTCGGCCTGGGCGGCGCGCAAGGGGTTCGGGTCAACTTGCATTACCTGGAAAACCTGCTCACCGACCCGGAAGCCGGGGTGTTGTTGCCGGCGGCGGTGATCGTCGAAGTGGTGCAGGGCGAGGGCGGCGTGATCCCGGCCGATCTCGATTGGCTGCGCGGTTTGCGCCGTATCACCGAGCAGGCCGGCGTGGCGTTGATTGTCGATGAGATCCAGAGCGGTTTCGGCCGCACCGGCAAAATGTTCGCCTTTGAACACGCCGGGATCATCCCGGACGTGGTGGTGATGTCCAAGGCCATCGGCGGCAGCCTGCCGTTGGCGGTGGTGGTGTACCGCGACTGGCTCGACACCTGGCTGCCCGGCGCCCATGCCGGAACCTTCCGCGGCAACCAGATGGCCATGGCGGCGGGGTCGGCGGTGATGCGCTACCTCAAGGACCATGACCTCGCCGGCCATGCGGCGGCGATGGGCGAGCGCCTCGGCGAGCACCTGCGCCTCCTGCAGCGCGACTTCCCGCAGTTGGGCGATATCCGTGGCCGTGGGTTGATGCTCGGCGTAGAGCTGGTGGACCCGCACGGCCCCCTCGATATCCAGGGCCACCCACCGGTGCATCGCCAACTGGCACCGCTGGTACAGCGTGAATGCCTCAAGCGCGGCCTGATCCTGGAGCTGGGTGGCCGACATGGCGGCGTGGTGCGCTTCCTGCCGCCGCTGGTGATCACGGCCGTGGAAATCGACCGCGTTGCCGAGATCTTCGGGCGTGCATTGGCGGCGGCGGTCGCCAGCCTCTAA
- a CDS encoding N-acetylmuramoyl-L-alanine amidase, whose protein sequence is MLVIDTSFPSRDFNERNGEPVRQVILHYTAAPFASSLHTLTRNGVSAHYLLPDPDEPGYRTAGYDELRVFRLVDEDKRAWHAGVSQWGGRDNLNSRSIGIEIVNQARDDASGFTFPYYAEEQVEVLIELLRDILERYPQIGPTDVLGHSDVAYGRKSDPGPRLPWRRLFEAGIGAWFDESTRAMYQRRFCLGLPPEVEVERAFQRYGYKPAQNRHGFELRTRAFQMHFRPRDYCGFLDVETCAILYALNEKYLGL, encoded by the coding sequence ATGTTGGTGATCGATACCAGTTTTCCCTCCAGGGACTTCAACGAACGCAATGGCGAACCTGTGCGCCAAGTGATCCTGCATTACACCGCGGCACCCTTCGCCTCCTCCTTGCACACCCTGACCCGGAACGGGGTCAGTGCGCATTACTTGCTGCCCGACCCCGATGAGCCCGGCTACCGCACGGCCGGCTATGACGAATTGCGCGTGTTTCGCCTAGTGGACGAGGACAAGCGTGCCTGGCATGCCGGGGTGAGCCAATGGGGGGGCCGGGATAACCTCAACAGTCGCTCGATTGGCATCGAAATCGTCAATCAGGCGCGGGATGACGCCAGTGGGTTTACCTTTCCCTATTACGCCGAGGAGCAGGTCGAGGTGTTGATCGAGTTGCTGCGTGACATTCTCGAGCGTTACCCACAGATCGGGCCGACCGACGTGCTCGGGCATTCGGATGTGGCCTATGGGCGCAAGAGCGATCCGGGGCCCCGGCTGCCGTGGCGCCGCTTGTTCGAGGCGGGAATCGGGGCGTGGTTTGACGAGTCGACGCGAGCCATGTACCAGCGCCGGTTCTGTCTCGGCTTACCGCCTGAAGTGGAGGTGGAGCGGGCATTCCAGCGCTACGGCTATAAGCCGGCGCAGAACCGCCATGGGTTTGAACTGAGGACCCGCGCATTTCAGATGCACTTTCGGCCGCGGGATTACTGCGGGTTCCTGGATGTCGAAACCTGCGCGATTCTGTATGCCTTGAATGAAAAGTACCTTGGGCTTTGA
- a CDS encoding M18 family aminopeptidase, whose translation MREALNQGLIDFLKASPTPFHATAALAQRLEAAGFQRLDERETWATEANGRYYVTRNDSSIIAFKLGRHAPLQGGIRLVGAHTDSPCLRVKPQPELQRQGFWQLGVEVYGGALLAPWFDRDLSLAGRVTFRRDGKVESQLIDFKLPIAIIPNLAIHLNREANQGWAINAQTELPPILAQFAGDERVDFRAVLTEQLAREHGLNADVVLDYELSFYDTQSAAVIGLNGDFIAGARLDNLLSCYAGLQALLTSETDETCVLVCNDHEEVGSCSACGADGPMLEQTLRRLLPEGDEFVRTIQKSLLVSADNAHGVHPNYAEKHDANHGPKLNAGPVIKVNSNQRYATNSETAGFFRHLCMAEEVPVQSFVVRSDMGCGSTIGPITASHLGVRTVDIGLPTFAMHSIRELCGSHDLAHLVKVLGAFYASHDLP comes from the coding sequence ATGCGCGAAGCGTTGAATCAAGGCCTGATCGACTTCCTCAAGGCCTCCCCTACTCCTTTCCATGCCACCGCGGCCCTGGCCCAGCGCCTCGAAGCCGCCGGTTTCCAGCGTCTCGACGAGCGCGAAACCTGGGCCACCGAAGCCAACGGGCGCTATTACGTCACCCGCAACGATTCCTCGATCATCGCCTTCAAGCTCGGCCGTCACGCGCCACTGCAAGGCGGCATCCGCCTGGTTGGCGCCCACACTGACAGCCCGTGCCTGCGGGTCAAGCCGCAGCCTGAGCTGCAACGCCAGGGCTTCTGGCAGTTGGGTGTGGAAGTCTACGGCGGTGCGCTGCTGGCGCCGTGGTTCGACCGCGACCTGTCCCTGGCCGGGCGCGTCACCTTCCGCCGCGACGGCAAGGTCGAAAGCCAACTGATCGACTTCAAGCTGCCCATCGCGATCATCCCCAACCTGGCCATTCACCTGAACCGTGAAGCCAATCAGGGCTGGGCGATCAACGCCCAGACCGAGTTGCCGCCGATCCTCGCGCAGTTTGCCGGCGATGAACGCGTGGACTTCCGCGCCGTGCTCACCGAGCAACTGGCCCGCGAGCACGGCTTGAATGCCGATGTGGTGCTCGACTACGAGCTGAGCTTCTACGACACCCAGAGTGCTGCCGTGATCGGCCTGAACGGCGACTTCATCGCCGGCGCACGCCTGGACAACCTGCTGTCGTGCTACGCCGGCCTGCAAGCCTTGCTCACCAGCGAGACCGATGAAACCTGCGTGCTGGTGTGCAACGACCACGAAGAAGTCGGTTCCTGCTCGGCCTGCGGTGCCGACGGCCCGATGCTGGAACAGACCCTGCGCCGCCTGCTGCCTGAAGGTGATGAATTCGTACGCACCATTCAGAAATCGCTGTTGGTTTCAGCCGACAACGCCCATGGCGTGCACCCGAACTACGCCGAGAAGCATGACGCCAACCACGGGCCCAAGCTGAATGCGGGCCCGGTGATCAAGGTCAACAGCAACCAGCGCTACGCCACCAACAGCGAAACCGCCGGTTTCTTCCGCCACCTGTGCATGGCCGAGGAAGTCCCGGTACAGAGCTTCGTGGTGCGCAGCGACATGGGCTGTGGCTCGACCATCGGCCCGATCACTGCCAGCCACCTGGGCGTGCGCACCGTGGACATCGGCCTGCCGACGTTTGCCATGCATTCCATCCGCGAGCTGTGCGGCAGCCATGACCTGGCGCATTTGGTCAAAGTACTCGGCGCGTTCTACGCCAGCCACGACCTGCCCTGA
- a CDS encoding MbtH family protein, with product MTSVFDRDDILFQVVVNHEEQYSIWPDYKAVPEGWRTVGKSGLKKECLAYIEETWTDMRPLSLRQKMDGAALG from the coding sequence ATGACCTCAGTATTTGACCGCGACGACATCCTGTTCCAAGTAGTGGTCAACCATGAAGAACAGTACTCCATCTGGCCCGACTACAAGGCCGTGCCGGAAGGCTGGCGTACCGTGGGCAAGAGCGGCCTGAAGAAAGAGTGCCTGGCCTATATCGAGGAAACCTGGACCGACATGCGCCCGCTGAGCCTGCGCCAGAAGATGGACGGCGCCGCGCTGGGCTGA
- a CDS encoding ATP-binding protein, producing the protein MSLRLRLTFKLGAAFVLIWALAAAWMLNDLRNQMMFSLDQRLVASARMVAGLMEQMPGLASTAEGKHFSAEQLNVPGGMACQVSSLRGEVLARSHTTPDQGLESHRSGFRDQIIDGAAWRSFTLARGDLFITTADRQVEREALNLSILLAASVPVGVALLGCLCLLWLGIGQSLLPLNRMRDALMRRSADSLEPLQIHPLPSELKPLLDTQNQLLQRIAKTIERERRLTGDAAHELRSPLTAIKTHLQVARMTEGAARDQSLAHAEEGADRLHRTLEQLLLLARVEGSLSFDDGMQSSAEEVARLAIQDANAGDNSRIDLILPDNLSSAPVEMPVGLAVAALRNLLDNALRHTPAATRVELNVSTTADQVVFRVRDHGTQISAEDLQYLTQRFWRNGNSEGCGLGLAIVQAIVQRCSCSLTFDSQPDGLRVDLGMPLRR; encoded by the coding sequence ATGAGCCTGCGACTGCGGCTGACGTTCAAGCTCGGCGCCGCCTTTGTGCTGATCTGGGCCCTAGCGGCTGCCTGGATGCTCAACGATCTGCGCAACCAAATGATGTTTTCCCTCGACCAGCGCCTGGTGGCGTCCGCGCGTATGGTCGCCGGTTTGATGGAGCAAATGCCCGGCCTGGCGAGCACCGCCGAGGGCAAGCATTTCAGTGCCGAACAACTCAACGTGCCGGGGGGCATGGCATGCCAGGTCAGCTCCTTGCGCGGTGAGGTGCTGGCGCGCAGCCACACTACCCCTGACCAGGGCCTGGAATCCCACCGCAGTGGCTTCCGTGACCAGATCATCGACGGCGCGGCGTGGCGCAGCTTCACCCTGGCCCGTGGCGACCTGTTCATCACCACCGCCGACCGCCAGGTGGAGCGGGAAGCCTTGAACCTGTCGATCCTGCTGGCGGCCTCGGTGCCGGTGGGCGTGGCCCTGTTGGGCTGCTTGTGCCTGCTGTGGCTGGGCATCGGCCAGAGCCTGCTGCCGCTCAACCGCATGCGTGATGCGTTGATGCGCCGCAGTGCCGACTCCCTTGAGCCGTTGCAGATCCACCCGCTGCCCAGCGAGCTCAAGCCGCTGCTCGACACGCAAAACCAACTGTTGCAACGCATCGCCAAGACCATCGAGCGCGAACGCCGCCTCACCGGCGACGCCGCCCACGAGTTGCGCAGCCCGCTGACGGCGATCAAGACCCACCTGCAAGTGGCCCGCATGACCGAGGGCGCCGCCCGCGACCAGTCCCTGGCCCACGCCGAGGAGGGCGCCGACCGTCTGCACCGCACCCTCGAACAATTGCTGCTGCTGGCGCGGGTGGAGGGCAGCCTGTCGTTTGACGATGGCATGCAATCCAGTGCCGAGGAGGTTGCACGGCTGGCGATCCAGGACGCGAATGCCGGTGACAATTCGCGGATCGACCTGATCCTGCCGGACAACCTCTCAAGTGCCCCGGTGGAAATGCCGGTGGGCCTGGCGGTTGCGGCCCTGCGCAACCTGTTGGACAACGCCCTGCGCCACACCCCGGCGGCTACCCGGGTGGAACTCAATGTATCCACCACCGCCGACCAGGTGGTGTTTCGTGTGCGTGACCATGGCACGCAGATATCCGCCGAAGACCTGCAATACCTGACCCAGCGTTTCTGGCGCAATGGCAACAGCGAAGGGTGCGGCTTGGGCCTGGCGATCGTGCAAGCGATCGTGCAGCGCTGTTCGTGCTCGTTGACATTCGACAGCCAGCCGGATGGCCTGCGAGTTGACTTGGGCATGCCCCTGCGGCGCTGA
- a CDS encoding mechanosensitive ion channel family protein yields the protein MLSRLFALPCYLLIALLTLLPLAPAQAVSLPGLLSSTNKTQPQADVPLGQSLDEVIKTLENDQQRTQLLSDLKKLREATQKAQPAAEQGVLGLIGSTLSDLEQQFSGDDSPISRWSNEVDLAKDELSALILPANEWLPIIFGFAVILAVWSLLAAALIWLSHRVRERFGLPEELPQHPRTWDMLRFALRKLGPWLIALVITVYLSYALPSSLGKSLAMVLAYALVVGTCFSAICVIAFSLLDGPHRHRALYILRHQAFRPLWWIGSFAAFGEALSDPRLVTALGQHLAHTAATVANVMAALSTGVFILRFRRPIAHLIRNQPLSRRLTRRALSDTIEIIGTFWFIPALLLVGISLFATFVSAGDTSTALRQSLLCTVLLVLCMVINGLVRRHALKPQRGHKRHALYSERLKSFVYTLAHLAVWLAFIELGLRVWGLSLIRFTEGDGHEVAVKLFGLAGTLLFAWLIWILSDTAILHALTRSRKGLANARAQTMMPLIRNVLFVTIFIIAAIVALANMGMNVTPLLAGAGVIGLAIGFGAQSLVADLITGLFIIIEDSLAIDDYVDVGGHLGTVEGLTIRTVRLRDIDGIVHTIPFSEIKSIKNYSREFGYAIFRVAIPYNMDIDSAIKLIRDVGHKMRNDPLQRRNIWSPLEIQGVESFESGSAILRARFKTAPIKQWEVSRAFNLSLKRHLDEAGLDLATPRLSVQVVTGAAGGLEKDKNV from the coding sequence GTGCTTTCCCGTCTGTTCGCTCTGCCCTGCTACCTGCTGATCGCCCTGCTCACGCTGCTGCCGCTCGCACCTGCCCAGGCCGTGAGCTTGCCCGGCTTGCTGAGCAGCACCAACAAGACCCAACCCCAGGCCGATGTGCCCCTGGGGCAGTCGTTGGACGAGGTGATCAAGACCCTGGAAAACGACCAGCAGCGCACCCAACTGCTGAGCGACCTGAAGAAGCTGCGCGAAGCCACGCAAAAAGCCCAGCCGGCCGCCGAACAAGGCGTGCTCGGGTTGATCGGCAGCACGCTGTCGGACCTCGAGCAACAATTTTCCGGGGACGACAGCCCGATCAGCCGCTGGTCCAACGAGGTTGACCTGGCCAAGGATGAACTGAGCGCACTGATACTGCCGGCCAATGAATGGCTCCCCATCATTTTCGGTTTCGCCGTGATCCTGGCGGTGTGGAGCCTGCTCGCCGCCGCGTTGATCTGGCTCAGCCACCGCGTGCGCGAGCGCTTCGGCCTGCCCGAGGAATTGCCACAACACCCGCGCACCTGGGACATGCTGCGCTTCGCCCTGCGCAAGCTGGGGCCTTGGCTGATCGCCCTGGTGATCACCGTGTACCTGAGCTATGCACTGCCGTCGTCCCTGGGCAAATCCCTGGCAATGGTGCTGGCCTACGCACTGGTGGTCGGTACGTGCTTCTCGGCGATCTGCGTGATCGCGTTCTCCCTGCTCGACGGCCCGCACCGCCACCGCGCGTTGTATATCCTGCGGCACCAGGCGTTCCGTCCACTGTGGTGGATCGGTAGCTTTGCCGCCTTTGGCGAAGCGTTGAGCGACCCCAGGCTGGTCACGGCGCTCGGCCAGCATTTGGCTCATACCGCAGCGACCGTGGCCAATGTGATGGCTGCGCTGTCCACCGGTGTGTTTATCCTGCGTTTTCGCCGGCCGATTGCGCACCTGATCCGCAACCAGCCGCTGTCCCGACGCCTGACCCGCCGCGCCCTCAGCGACACGATCGAAATCATCGGCACCTTCTGGTTCATCCCGGCCCTGCTGCTGGTGGGTATCTCGCTGTTCGCCACCTTCGTCTCGGCCGGCGACACCAGCACCGCCCTGCGCCAGTCGCTGCTGTGCACCGTGTTGCTGGTGCTGTGCATGGTGATCAACGGCCTGGTCCGACGCCACGCGCTCAAACCGCAACGCGGGCACAAGCGCCATGCGCTGTACTCCGAGCGCCTGAAAAGCTTCGTCTACACCCTGGCCCACCTGGCGGTATGGCTGGCATTTATCGAGCTGGGGCTGCGAGTCTGGGGCTTGTCGCTGATCCGCTTTACCGAAGGCGATGGTCATGAAGTCGCCGTCAAGCTATTCGGCCTGGCGGGCACCCTGCTGTTCGCGTGGCTGATCTGGATTCTCAGCGACACCGCGATCCTCCACGCCCTCACCCGCTCGCGCAAAGGCCTGGCCAATGCCCGTGCGCAGACCATGATGCCGTTGATCCGCAACGTGCTGTTCGTGACCATCTTTATCATCGCGGCCATCGTTGCCCTGGCGAACATGGGCATGAACGTCACGCCACTGCTGGCCGGTGCCGGTGTAATCGGCCTGGCCATCGGTTTTGGTGCGCAGTCGCTGGTGGCGGACTTGATCACCGGCCTGTTCATCATCATCGAGGATTCCCTGGCCATCGATGACTACGTCGACGTCGGTGGCCACCTCGGTACCGTCGAAGGCCTGACCATCCGCACCGTACGCCTGCGCGATATCGACGGCATCGTCCACACCATCCCATTCAGCGAAATCAAGAGCATCAAGAACTACTCGCGGGAGTTCGGCTACGCGATCTTCCGGGTCGCGATCCCCTACAACATGGACATCGACAGCGCGATCAAGCTGATACGCGACGTCGGCCATAAAATGCGCAACGACCCGCTGCAGCGTCGCAATATCTGGTCGCCCCTTGAGATTCAGGGCGTGGAGAGCTTCGAGTCGGGCAGCGCGATCCTGCGCGCACGCTTCAAGACCGCGCCGATCAAGCAGTGGGAAGTGTCGCGGGCGTTCAACCTGTCACTCAAGCGCCATCTGGACGAAGCCGGGCTCGACCTGGCCACGCCGCGCTTGAGTGTGCAGGTGGTGACAGGGGCTGCGGGTGGGCTGGAAAAAGACAAGAACGTATAA